A section of the Streptomyces sp. Je 1-369 genome encodes:
- a CDS encoding TetR/AcrR family transcriptional regulator: MVRRNDGRRAALVDGAIEVLAREGARGLTFRAVDTEAGVPTGTASNYFGNRDDLLTQAGARVYERLTPEPAEVERQRAAKPDKETYVQLMREVVGRVSGFRTGYLALLELRLEATRRPELRAVLTERVRADLAANLSYHEASGLPGDATAVKLLYLAFNWLIVEQLTLPDVLSGAERDALVAAAVERIVTE, encoded by the coding sequence ATGGTGCGCAGGAATGACGGGCGGCGGGCGGCCCTGGTCGACGGCGCCATCGAGGTGCTGGCCAGGGAGGGTGCGCGCGGGCTGACGTTCCGGGCCGTGGACACCGAGGCGGGCGTGCCCACCGGGACCGCGTCCAACTACTTCGGCAACCGCGACGACCTGCTCACACAGGCGGGCGCCCGGGTCTACGAACGCCTCACGCCCGAACCCGCCGAGGTCGAACGGCAGCGTGCCGCCAAGCCGGACAAGGAGACCTACGTCCAGCTGATGCGCGAGGTCGTCGGCCGCGTCAGCGGTTTCCGCACGGGCTACCTGGCGCTGCTCGAACTCCGCCTGGAAGCCACCCGGCGCCCGGAGCTCCGCGCCGTCCTCACCGAGCGCGTCCGGGCCGACCTGGCGGCGAACCTCTCGTACCACGAGGCCTCGGGGCTCCCCGGCGACGCCACCGCCGTCAAGCTGCTCTACCTGGCCTTCAACTGGCTCATCGTCGAACAGCTCACCCTGCCCGACGTCCTCTCGGGCGCCGAGCGCGACGCCCTCGTCGCGGCCGCCGTGGAGCGCATCGTCACGGAGTGA